One Stenotrophomonas maltophilia DNA window includes the following coding sequences:
- a CDS encoding D-alanyl-D-alanine carboxypeptidase family protein codes for MNFRSAATALAATLVVGLASAQTPLPTPATPAPAAAAAAPATVATPPAPAPSVSKAWVLMDYATGQVLAGENVHEQLAPASITKVMTSYVIAAEVKNGKVRADDQVMMSERAWREGGAGTDGSYSGFPVNQTARLEDMEKGMAIQSGNDAAIALAEHVAGSEEAFASLMNSYAAKIGMKDSHFVNAHGLTAQGHHSTAYDLALLGRAMVRDYPETYAYNKIKEFQVGNIKQPNRNLLLWRDGSVDGIKTGHTSEAGYCLMSSAQRGDQRLIAVVLGGASEKQRADDSLALLNWGFRFFETHRLYEPGKAVAEHKVWKGTTDKVQLGVAQPMLVSVPRGRYNDLKPSIDVPKTLEAPFTAGQQIGTVKVTLDGKVIAEAPLVAVAAVEQAGFFKRLWDSFWMWWESE; via the coding sequence GCCGCCACCGCCCTGGCCGCCACCCTGGTGGTCGGCCTGGCTTCCGCCCAGACGCCGCTGCCGACTCCGGCCACGCCGGCGCCTGCCGCCGCCGCTGCTGCCCCGGCTACCGTTGCCACTCCGCCGGCCCCGGCGCCGAGCGTGTCCAAAGCCTGGGTCCTGATGGATTACGCCACCGGCCAGGTGCTGGCTGGCGAGAACGTCCACGAGCAGTTGGCCCCGGCCAGCATCACCAAGGTGATGACGTCCTACGTGATCGCCGCCGAGGTCAAGAACGGCAAGGTCCGTGCGGATGACCAGGTGATGATGAGCGAGCGCGCCTGGCGCGAAGGTGGCGCCGGCACCGACGGCAGCTACAGCGGCTTCCCGGTCAACCAGACCGCACGCCTGGAAGACATGGAAAAGGGCATGGCGATCCAGTCCGGCAATGACGCCGCGATCGCCCTGGCCGAGCACGTGGCTGGCAGCGAAGAAGCCTTTGCGTCGCTGATGAACAGCTACGCCGCCAAGATCGGGATGAAGGACTCGCACTTCGTCAACGCCCACGGCCTGACCGCGCAGGGTCACCACAGCACTGCCTACGATCTGGCACTGCTGGGCCGCGCGATGGTGCGCGATTACCCGGAAACCTACGCGTACAACAAGATCAAGGAATTCCAGGTCGGCAACATCAAGCAGCCGAATCGCAACCTGCTGCTGTGGCGCGATGGTAGCGTGGACGGCATCAAGACCGGTCACACCTCCGAAGCCGGCTACTGCCTGATGAGCTCGGCACAGCGTGGCGACCAGCGCCTGATCGCCGTGGTGCTGGGCGGTGCGTCGGAAAAGCAGCGTGCCGATGACAGCCTGGCCCTGCTGAACTGGGGCTTCCGCTTCTTCGAGACCCACCGCCTGTATGAGCCGGGCAAGGCCGTGGCCGAGCACAAGGTCTGGAAGGGCACCACCGACAAGGTGCAGCTGGGCGTGGCCCAGCCGATGCTGGTGAGCGTGCCGCGCGGCCGCTACAACGACCTGAAGCCGAGCATCGACGTGCCCAAGACCCTGGAAGCACCGTTCACCGCCGGCCAGCAGATCGGTACCGTGAAGGTCACCCTGGATGGCAAGGTCATCGCCGAGGCACCGCTGGTGGCTGTGGCCGCCGTCGAACAGGCTGGCTTCTTCAAGCGCCTGTGGGACAGCTTCTGGATGTGGTGGGAATCGGAATGA